TTTTAGAGGAATGTCATAAAAAGCAATTGTTGCCCAAAGGGATTACTTTGTCACCTTCTCACACAGCGTAATGACAATAAACAAGGCAATGCAGAAACAGTTATGAAGCATTATGTGAACACAAACATAGTAAACTCTGTAGATGCTAACAGAAAGATACCACAATTGATTGTTGCACCAAACTAAAACAGAGGACAGTCAATATCCTGGCAATCACGTTTAAAAATCCTTGCAGAAGAAATAGCAAGTATCTCACTTCTTATGTTGAAGGACAAGGTGAAGGGATTGACAGAAGAGTCGTTGATCTGATTCAGGTTGATATCGACATGAGATGTTTGTAGAGCTAAAGATACAGCAGAAACAAACGATGATGGAACAGCTAGGCTCGAGGTTGTTGTTTATGATTTAAACACTAGGAGCTATGTAACAGATACATTTGGAAAATTAAATGTGAAGGAAGTGGTTATTTGAATAACAGAAGCTACTAAAATTGCAATTGAAAGATTAGCGAAGTATGGGATTGAAGCCGGATTATGATGTTACAAATGATTATGAAGTCCCTCTTATTTCTATGATAAATGCTTTGGTTAAAGCTATTGAAGATAGAAAACTGAAGTAGATAGGTTCTGTGTTTTACAGATTGTAGAAATATATGGTAATATTTTCGTGGTTGATAGATTTCAAATTGAAGGGAGAAGACCATGAAAAAAATAATATTATCAATGTTTACAGTATTGGTTGCATTAACATTAACAGTAAATACTGCTAGTGCTAGTAGTTACACTGATGCTGCAAATTTAGGTGAGGTACTTAAAACAAAGTTATCTAGCTTCAATTCCACAATTAACTCGGGTGACATATCTTTAATTGATGATCAGTATGATTCATTTTCTAATGATATTAAGAAGACTGAAAGAGCAATTGGAAAGACTTCAGGAAAATCCAACAGAGATGCTTTGAATAATAAATATGTGAAGCCAGCGAAGGTTGCAAGAGAACGTGTTATCTATGAAGTGTCTCAATATAGATTAATGAAAGTAATAAATGACTCACTTACAGCAAACAGAGTTGATATAGCAAATAGTGACTTTGCAAAACTTGAAAGATTAGAAAAAAGAGCAGTTGAAATTAAAGAAGCTGGTGGGTATGAGCAGTTACCTGCTAAAGTGAGCAATGGACTATCTAAAATAAAAAGTGATATTGTTGACAAATTAAACGAACTTAATAATAGAAATTCTAGAAAGAATCCAGCAGGAATTGGTGAAACATTACTTGTTGAAAAAGATGATTGGTTAGACGGTCATGTTAAATATGAGGTTGAACTAACAGATGTTATCACAGGTGATGAAGCATTAACTTTGGTAAAAGAAGCAAACATGTATAATGATTCACCAGATGCCGGTATGAAATACGTGTTAGCTAAGTTTAGAATAAAAGTTCTTGAATTAGAAAAAGAACCATATGATATAAATCATGCTAAATTTAAAGCTGTTAGTGGAAGTGGAGTAACGTATGATGACTGGATTTCTATTGCTGGTCTTGAACCAGACTTAAGAAACGATTTGTATGAAGGTGCAGAACATGAAGGTTGGACATATTTCATGGTAGATGAAAATGATGAACCTTTAGTTGTATTTAATCAAGGTTGGGATGATGAAGTTTGGTTTGACATAAGTAATTAAGTAGAAATAACCCCTTTCCTGATTTGGTAGGGGTTATTTTGTTTACTCCAATT
This genomic stretch from Metabacillus sp. B2-18 harbors:
- a CDS encoding Gp37-like protein, which translates into the protein MKSNCCPKGLLCHLLTQRNDNKQGNAETVMKHYVNTNIVNSVDANRKIPQLIVAPN